A single genomic interval of Chryseobacterium paludis harbors:
- a CDS encoding T9SS type B sorting domain-containing protein, translated as MKKTLSFLLIFYIFTSAFAQLDREHWFAPMVDRTGNPNPYQNLYLSTNRITSFPVSIYNNNVLIGTVNISKNNPQKFDVLRDYIITTQQTDLFTPTSKGLYLKAEFPFYANLRFSVFNHAEIITSKGIPSTGKVFYAANAPLSVNNPILNFMTSILATEDNTTVTISGYKPVVQFSNGTTGASNPVMTFTLNKGKSYIIDGIGDITGNSDGFIGAKIVANKPVNITNGNFNGQYAGNFLTSSDILMDQSVPVERLGNEFALVKGNGNLGANMEEVLVIATEDNTQVLVNNELIPITTLNTGQYFVIPDSKYQLQGNNHYNLYIRTSKNAYIYQMLAGTSVAGDEVATGGFNFIPALNCYLPKQINELGFIDENFVYSNINPNGILNIPTKLNLITERGANVTVNGITPPTTTGPFNMTGTNNWVTYGIPNVTGTITVVSDKAITAGINAGSDAVGYGGFFAGFPTQPVILKSGGDCVPGIVLTVDPTIYNAYQWYRNGAIIPGATGITYIPTQSGNYTCAVTMGSCAPLITLPYKVLNCTNQTTATYDVCTSHVITPAFTNSPQAPVVSTIAITTPPTSGTATINPTTGVITYNVTNPGTAGTDTFTYTFCGNDPDFPDCETVTVTINIKVITVTDTSLSACSINGQGTFNLTLANVTTNTPVTITYYPTLIDAQTENAAALITTPNTYSAPNGTIVYAVVKNNLGCKSIAKITLNLYPVAIVLQNYTGTFCDDNFDGIVTVILPNITPLVLTNSTYFPNVRYYANFADADAGNTSTLPNTWSFSASTTIFIRVDSPDGCAKVIQPLNFVIGARIPLIKDTVTENYCDDDLDGIKQVNLSQYISQFTADPLVTVSFHGSLSDAQNDISPITNPATITGTQTIYVRFEKPGVCAQIGKIIITIKTPRKSDLLTDQIICPKTRTTLDAGPGFESYLWSTGATTQSISNIPAGSYWVDLKYNGCIYRQFVNVVESQSPAIISIDINGSTVTIGASGGTPPYEYSLDGTTWQTSNVFQNLPRGSYIAYVRDSKRCEDVQRPFTIINLINTITPNDDGHNDGIDYSALMTKENIEFRIYDRYGAEIFRGTSSNRYTWDGKLGGRPVNTATYWYTISWTEFGASTTVKYSSWLLVKNR; from the coding sequence ATGAAGAAAACTCTATCTTTTCTATTAATATTTTATATTTTCACGTCTGCTTTTGCACAATTAGACAGGGAACACTGGTTTGCTCCAATGGTAGATAGAACAGGTAATCCCAATCCGTATCAAAATTTGTATTTATCTACCAATCGAATAACATCGTTTCCGGTTAGTATTTATAACAATAATGTTTTGATTGGCACAGTAAATATAAGCAAGAATAACCCTCAGAAATTTGATGTATTAAGAGATTACATTATCACTACCCAACAAACGGATCTCTTTACTCCTACGTCAAAAGGACTTTACTTAAAAGCTGAATTTCCGTTTTATGCTAATTTAAGATTCTCTGTATTTAATCATGCCGAGATTATTACTTCGAAAGGTATTCCATCCACTGGAAAAGTCTTCTATGCTGCAAATGCACCACTTAGCGTCAATAATCCCATCCTAAATTTCATGACAAGTATTCTGGCAACAGAAGATAATACTACAGTTACCATATCAGGATATAAACCAGTTGTACAATTCTCAAATGGAACAACAGGGGCAAGTAATCCGGTCATGACTTTCACTCTTAATAAAGGTAAATCATACATTATTGATGGTATAGGAGATATTACAGGAAACTCCGATGGTTTTATAGGAGCTAAAATAGTTGCTAATAAACCAGTCAACATTACCAATGGTAATTTTAATGGCCAATATGCCGGAAACTTTCTTACAAGTTCTGATATTTTAATGGACCAGTCCGTCCCCGTTGAAAGGCTTGGTAATGAATTTGCCCTTGTAAAAGGAAATGGAAATCTCGGCGCAAATATGGAAGAGGTACTTGTAATTGCAACCGAAGATAACACTCAGGTTCTTGTTAATAATGAATTAATTCCTATTACAACCCTAAATACAGGACAATATTTTGTGATCCCGGATAGTAAATATCAATTGCAGGGAAATAATCATTATAACCTATACATCAGAACCTCAAAAAACGCTTATATATATCAGATGTTAGCAGGAACTTCTGTTGCAGGTGATGAAGTTGCAACAGGTGGTTTTAATTTCATTCCAGCCTTAAATTGTTACTTACCAAAACAAATTAATGAGCTCGGTTTTATTGATGAAAATTTTGTCTACTCCAATATTAATCCGAATGGGATTCTCAACATTCCAACAAAGCTAAATCTAATTACAGAAAGAGGAGCAAATGTAACGGTAAATGGTATTACTCCTCCAACTACAACTGGTCCATTTAATATGACAGGTACAAACAATTGGGTCACTTATGGAATTCCTAATGTTACCGGAACGATTACGGTCGTTTCTGATAAGGCTATTACTGCCGGTATTAATGCTGGAAGCGACGCAGTAGGATACGGAGGCTTTTTTGCGGGTTTCCCAACTCAGCCGGTTATTTTAAAATCAGGAGGAGATTGTGTTCCCGGAATTGTCCTTACGGTAGATCCAACAATTTACAATGCCTATCAGTGGTACAGAAATGGAGCCATTATTCCGGGAGCTACAGGAATAACGTATATTCCAACACAATCAGGAAATTACACTTGTGCAGTTACTATGGGAAGTTGTGCCCCTCTAATTACCCTGCCATATAAAGTTTTAAATTGTACCAATCAAACTACTGCTACTTATGATGTTTGTACAAGTCATGTGATAACTCCGGCTTTTACCAATTCACCACAAGCTCCGGTTGTATCCACAATAGCTATTACAACACCCCCTACTTCAGGAACAGCAACTATAAATCCTACCACTGGTGTTATCACTTACAATGTTACCAACCCAGGAACTGCCGGAACTGACACTTTTACATATACATTTTGCGGTAATGATCCAGATTTTCCAGATTGTGAAACCGTAACTGTAACAATAAATATCAAAGTTATTACTGTAACGGATACAAGTTTATCTGCCTGCAGTATTAATGGTCAGGGAACATTTAATCTTACATTAGCAAATGTTACCACAAATACCCCGGTAACAATCACATACTATCCTACTCTTATCGATGCACAAACAGAAAATGCGGCAGCACTGATAACAACCCCCAACACCTATTCGGCACCAAATGGTACTATTGTATATGCTGTTGTAAAAAATAATTTGGGATGTAAGAGTATTGCTAAAATAACACTCAATTTATATCCTGTGGCAATTGTCCTACAAAATTATACAGGTACTTTTTGTGATGATAATTTTGATGGCATTGTAACGGTTATCCTACCCAACATTACACCCTTGGTTTTAACTAACAGCACCTACTTCCCAAACGTCCGATATTATGCTAATTTTGCTGATGCCGACGCTGGAAACACAAGTACACTACCCAATACATGGAGTTTTAGTGCCTCAACAACCATATTTATAAGAGTAGATTCCCCTGATGGATGTGCAAAAGTTATTCAGCCTCTGAATTTCGTAATTGGTGCCAGGATCCCGCTGATAAAAGACACCGTAACAGAAAACTATTGCGATGATGATCTAGATGGAATTAAACAGGTTAACCTATCCCAATATATCAGTCAGTTTACTGCTGATCCACTAGTAACAGTAAGTTTTCATGGAAGTCTTTCGGATGCTCAGAATGATATCAGCCCAATTACTAACCCAGCAACCATAACGGGTACCCAAACGATATATGTAAGATTTGAAAAACCCGGAGTTTGTGCCCAAATAGGAAAGATTATCATCACCATTAAAACTCCGAGAAAATCTGATCTCCTGACTGATCAAATTATCTGCCCTAAAACAAGAACTACATTGGATGCAGGTCCAGGTTTTGAAAGTTATCTTTGGAGTACAGGAGCCACTACTCAATCGATTTCCAACATTCCTGCCGGCAGCTATTGGGTTGACCTAAAATATAATGGCTGTATATACAGACAATTTGTAAATGTTGTTGAATCCCAATCTCCAGCCATTATTTCAATAGATATTAATGGTAGTACTGTAACTATTGGAGCAAGCGGGGGAACACCACCGTACGAGTATTCATTAGATGGAACTACATGGCAAACTTCAAATGTCTTTCAAAACTTACCTAGAGGCAGCTATATTGCCTATGTAAGAGATTCTAAAAGGTGTGAAGATGTTCAAAGACCTTTTACCATCATAAACCTGATCAACACGATTACTCCAAACGATGATGGCCATAATGATGGAATAGATTACTCTGCATTAATGACTAAGGAAAATATTGAGTTTAGAATATATGACAGATATGGTGCAGAAATTTTCCGTGGCACTTCATCAAATCGTTACACTTGGGATGGAAAATTAGGTGGCAGGCCAGTGAATACAGCAACCTACTGGTATACGATCAGCTGGACTGAATTCGGAGCCAGTACTACCGTAAAATATTCAAGCTGGCTATTGGTTAAAAATAGATAA